The following nucleotide sequence is from Kiritimatiellia bacterium.
CGACCAGGTTCATAAAAGCCCCTGGCAGCCGCGCCGCGAGATGAAGGCGGAGGCGATCGAGGATCTGGCCCACTCGATCCGCGAGCACGGCGTGCTGCAGCCGCTGCTGGTCCGGCGCGTCGAGGACCACTATGAGCTGATCGCCGGCGAGCGCCGCCTGCGCGCGGCGCAGGCCGCCGAACTGCGCGAGGTGCCGGCGCGGGTCATGGAGGTCTCCGACCGCGAGGCGCTGGAGCTGGCCCTGATCGAGAACCTGCAGCGCGAGGACCTGAACCTCATCGAGGAGGCCGAGGGCTACCGGACGCTCGTCGAGAAGTTCGAGATGACGCAGGAGCAGATCGCGCAGCGCGTCGGCAAGGCGCGCGCGACGGTGGCGAATGCCCTGCGGCTGCTGGACCTGCCGGACGCCGTGAAGCAGAAGGTCGCCGAGGGCGCGTTGTCCGGCGGCCACGCGAAGGTGCTGCTGGGGCTTGAGATCCCCCGCGAGCAGGAGCTGCTGGCCGCCCGCGCGCTCAAGGAGGGCCTGTCGGTCCGGGCCCTGGAGAAGCTGGTGGAACGGCTGCGCAAGATGCCGCGCAAGCCGCGCGCCGTGCGGTCCGACCTGCCCGAGAGCTATCTCCAGTCGCTGACGGACCGGCTGCACCAGCACCTCGGCACGTCGGTCCACGTCACCCCCTGCCGGACCCTGGCCAACGGACGCAAGGCCAAGGGCTGCATCGCGATCGAGTTCTACACGAACGAAGAGCTGGACCGCCTGCTGACGATCCTGGGCCTGGCCGAGAACCTGTAGGGGGCCCGGCGATGAGCGATACCCCAGCCCCGGCGCCGGCCCCGGACGACGATCTCCGGGCGCGCCGGTACGAGTCCCTGCACAACCGCCTCTTCCTGCTGCGCGCGGCGCTGACCCTCGGCCTGGTCTGGGCCTACCTCCTGACCGGCGCCTCGGCGGCGCTGGCGGCCGGCCTGCACGCGCGGTTCGGGGGCTGGTGGCCGCTCGTCAACGGGCTCTACACGCTGATCACCCTCTTCGGCTTCTCGGCCCTCATGTTTCCCTTGAGCTACTTCAGCGATTACGTGATCGAGCGTCGCTACGGCCTGTCGCACCAGTCGCCCGAGGGCTGGTTCCTGGACTATCTCAAAACACTGGGGTTGGAGTTGCTGCTCGGCGTGGTCTTCTTCAGCGTCC
It contains:
- a CDS encoding ParB/RepB/Spo0J family partition protein; protein product: MAAKHIGLGRGLSALIKDTPAAPEPAAPAPGEERGIVRLPIDQVHKSPWQPRREMKAEAIEDLAHSIREHGVLQPLLVRRVEDHYELIAGERRLRAAQAAELREVPARVMEVSDREALELALIENLQREDLNLIEEAEGYRTLVEKFEMTQEQIAQRVGKARATVANALRLLDLPDAVKQKVAEGALSGGHAKVLLGLEIPREQELLAARALKEGLSVRALEKLVERLRKMPRKPRAVRSDLPESYLQSLTDRLHQHLGTSVHVTPCRTLANGRKAKGCIAIEFYTNEELDRLLTILGLAENL